In Zingiber officinale cultivar Zhangliang chromosome 6A, Zo_v1.1, whole genome shotgun sequence, a single genomic region encodes these proteins:
- the LOC121996153 gene encoding tubby-like F-box protein 8, whose protein sequence is MSFRSIVRDVRDSFGSLSRRSFEVRLSGFNGRHKGKSQVAGHEVHEPNQAIQQSCWASLPPELLHDVIRRLDESEPTWPSRKSVIFCAAVCKSWRQMCKEIVQRPEHSGKLTFPVSLKQPGARDGMIQCFIKRDKSRSTYHLYLCLSPAVLVENGKFLLSAKKNRKTTCTEYTISIDAGNISRSSSAYIGKLRSNFVGTNFRIYDTQPPYDGAALSPPGGISRRWYSKKVSPKVPSGSYPIGQVTYRLNVLGTRGPRRMQCVMHSIPVSALVPGGTVPGQPDNLVTRSLEDSFRSLSSISSYMDQSSEFSSARFCNITQEVLAETDVKMNPLVLHNKQPRWHEQLQCWCLNFRGRVTIASVKNFQLIAATQPATATASLATASQPAAPGRDKILLQFGKVAKDTFTMDYRYPLSAFQAFAICLSSFDTKLACE, encoded by the exons ATGTCATTTCGAAGCATAGTTCGTGATGTAAGGGATAGTTTTGGTAGTTTATCAAGGCGGAGTTTCGAAGTAAGACTCTCAGGCTTTAATGGGCGTcataagggaaagtctcaagttGCTGGTCATGAAGTACATGAACCTAATCAAGCTATCCAACAAAGCTGCTGGGCTAGCCTTCCTCCTGAACTACTTCATGATGTAATTAGAAGGTTAGACGAAAGTGAACCGACATGGCCATCTCGCAAGAGTGTGATCTTTTGTGCAGCTGTTTGCAAATCTTGGAGGCAGATGTGTAAAGAGATTGTTCAACGTCCAGAGCATTCTGGGAAGCTCACTTTTCCTGTATCTTTAAAACAG CCTGGAGCTCGAGATGGGATGATCCAGTGCTTCATTAAGAGGGATAAGTCAAGGTCGACTTATCATCTCTATTTATGCCTTAGTCCTG CTGTGCTTGTTGAGAATGGGAAGTTTCTCTTATCTGCTAAAAAGAACAGAAAAACTACATGTACAGAATACACAATTTCAATTGATGCTGGCAACATATCAAGGTCAAGCAGTGCATATATTGGGAAGTTGAG GTCAAATTTTGTTGGCACAAACTTCAGAATCTACGACACTCAGCCTCCATACGATGGGGCTGCTCTTTCTCCTCCTGGTGGAATAAGCCGAAGATGGTACTCAAAGAAAGTTTCACCCAAGGTGCCGTCAGGTAGTTATCCCATAGGTCAGGTGACATACAGATTGAACGTGCTAGGAACTCGAGGACCACGAAGAATGCAGTGTGTTATGCACTCCATTCCAGTATCAGCACTCGTACCTGGTGGTACAGTCCCTGGCCAACCTGACAATCTCGTTACACGTTCCTTGGAGGATTCCTTCCGCAGCCTTTCCTCCATTTCCTCTTACATGGATCAATCCTCCGAATTCAGCAGTGCTCGTTTCTGCAATATCACTCAAGAGGTACTTGCAGAGACTGATGTCAAGATGAATCCATTGGTACTCCACAACAAGCAACCTCGGTGGCACGAGCAGCTGCAATGCTGGTGCCTCAACTTCCGGGGCCGTGTCACAATTGCCTCAGTGAAGAACTTCCAGTTGATTGCAGCGACACAGCCAGCCACTGCCACTGCTAGCCTGGCAACTGCATCACAGCCAGCTGCGCCAGGGCGGGACAAGATCCTACTGCAGTTTGGAAAGGTTGCAAAAGACACTTTCACAATGGACTATCGCTATCCGCTCTCCGCATTCCAAGCTTTTGCCATCTGTTTAAGTAGCTTCGATACCAAATTGGCCTGTGAATAG